A genomic region of Methanosarcina thermophila TM-1 contains the following coding sequences:
- a CDS encoding response regulator, with amino-acid sequence MDRIKILVVEDQTIVALNIKNKLKNLGYDVPCTAVSGEEAIKEAELKKVDLVLMDIMLKGNMDGIEAARIIKSRFGIPVIYLTACTDCETLERAKATEPEGYISKPFKEEDLCETIEAALLKNRLIRKT; translated from the coding sequence ATGGATCGAATAAAAATTCTGGTTGTTGAAGACCAGACTATTGTGGCTCTTAATATTAAAAATAAATTGAAAAATCTGGGCTATGACGTACCATGTACCGCAGTTTCAGGGGAGGAGGCTATAAAAGAAGCCGAACTTAAGAAGGTTGACCTCGTGTTAATGGATATTATGCTAAAAGGAAACATGGATGGAATTGAAGCTGCCCGGATTATTAAATCACGCTTTGGAATACCTGTAATCTACCTTACTGCCTGCACAGATTGCGAGACACTTGAGCGAGCTAAGGCAACAGAACCAGAGGGTTATATTTCGAAGCCTTTTAAAGAAGAGGATCTCTGTGAGACTATAGAAGCCGCTCTTCTTAAAAACCGATTAATAAGGAAAACATGA
- a CDS encoding AMP-binding protein, translating into MDLIEDSLGQYFEKQVAVDPDHEFIVYPDRNLRFTYGQFNERVNNLAKGLLAIGIKKGDHVGIWAKNVPDWLTFMFATAKIGAVLVTVNTAYKSHEVEYVIKQSDMKALALIDGFRDVDYLEIIYGLVPELKSSERGRLKSKNFPYLKSVIYIGQEKHRGMYNTNELMLLGSHYPDDKLREILASVTADDVVNMQYTSGTTGFPKGVMLTSKNILNNGLSIGDRQKFTHEDRLCLPVPLFHCFGIVLGVMAVLTHRATLVMLEVFDPLLVLAAVQKEKCTALYGVPTMFIAEYTHPMFDMFDLSSLRTGIMAGSTCPIEAMKKVVNDMHCYQITSVYGLTEASPGMTQTTVDDPLELRVETVGKHFPGVEVRIVDPNTNEPLPPNTVGEICCRGYNVMKGYYKMPEETRKVIDEDGWLHSGDLGTCDENGYFRITGRIKDMIIRGGENIYPREIEEFLHTMPGIKDAQVVGIPDEKYGEIVGAFVILEKGADLTEADIRDYAIGKIARYKVPKHVFIVDEYPLTASGKIQKYKLRELAVELLKKKSENTA; encoded by the coding sequence ATGGATCTTATAGAAGACTCCCTCGGTCAATACTTTGAAAAACAGGTGGCTGTAGATCCTGATCATGAATTTATTGTTTACCCTGATAGGAATCTCCGTTTTACTTATGGGCAATTTAACGAAAGGGTCAATAACCTTGCAAAAGGGCTGCTAGCTATAGGAATAAAAAAAGGAGATCATGTAGGAATCTGGGCAAAAAACGTTCCTGACTGGCTTACATTCATGTTTGCAACAGCTAAGATAGGGGCAGTACTTGTTACTGTAAATACTGCCTACAAAAGCCATGAAGTTGAGTACGTAATAAAGCAGTCTGATATGAAAGCCCTGGCTCTTATTGATGGTTTCAGGGATGTTGATTATCTTGAAATAATCTATGGACTAGTTCCCGAACTAAAGAGTTCTGAGAGAGGGCGACTGAAAAGCAAAAATTTCCCGTATCTAAAGAGCGTAATTTACATTGGGCAGGAAAAGCATAGGGGTATGTATAATACCAATGAGCTCATGCTGCTTGGCAGTCACTATCCCGACGACAAGCTCAGGGAAATCCTGGCGAGTGTAACCGCAGATGATGTCGTAAATATGCAGTACACCTCTGGAACTACGGGCTTCCCGAAAGGAGTTATGCTTACCAGCAAAAACATTCTAAATAACGGGCTCTCCATAGGCGACCGCCAGAAATTCACCCATGAAGACCGTCTCTGTCTGCCTGTACCTCTTTTCCACTGTTTTGGAATAGTGCTAGGAGTCATGGCGGTTCTGACGCACAGGGCAACGCTTGTTATGCTTGAGGTTTTTGACCCCCTGCTTGTGCTTGCAGCAGTTCAGAAAGAGAAGTGTACAGCTCTCTACGGCGTGCCTACAATGTTTATTGCCGAGTATACGCACCCCATGTTCGATATGTTTGACCTTTCCTCCTTGAGAACCGGGATTATGGCTGGCTCTACCTGCCCCATAGAAGCTATGAAAAAGGTTGTAAACGATATGCACTGTTATCAGATTACAAGTGTGTACGGGCTGACTGAAGCTTCTCCTGGCATGACTCAGACCACAGTTGACGACCCTCTCGAGCTCAGAGTAGAGACAGTAGGGAAACATTTCCCTGGAGTTGAGGTCAGGATAGTAGACCCAAATACAAATGAACCTCTACCTCCGAATACAGTTGGAGAAATTTGCTGCCGCGGATATAATGTAATGAAAGGCTACTATAAAATGCCTGAAGAAACGAGAAAAGTGATTGATGAGGACGGCTGGCTGCACAGCGGGGATCTTGGGACCTGTGACGAGAACGGCTATTTCAGGATCACAGGCAGGATTAAAGACATGATCATCCGGGGAGGTGAAAACATATACCCAAGGGAAATTGAAGAATTCCTTCACACCATGCCCGGAATAAAAGATGCCCAGGTTGTGGGGATTCCTGACGAGAAATACGGAGAAATTGTAGGAGCTTTTGTAATTCTCGAAAAGGGCGCAGACCTTACCGAAGCTGACATAAGGGATTATGCTATAGGCAAGATCGCCCGTTATAAGGTTCCCAAGCATGTCTTCATCGTGGACGAATATCCCCTGACAGCAAGCGGGAAGATTCAAAAGTACAAACTAAGGGAGCTGGCTGTAGAGCTTCTTAAAAAGAAGAGTGAAAACACCGCTTAA